One Peromyscus leucopus breed LL Stock chromosome 14, UCI_PerLeu_2.1, whole genome shotgun sequence genomic window carries:
- the Lrfn5 gene encoding leucine-rich repeat and fibronectin type-III domain-containing protein 5 isoform X2: MEKFLFYLFLIGIAVRAQICPKRCVCQILSPNLATLCAKKGLLFVPPNIDRRTVELRLADNFVTNIKRKDFANMTSLVDLTLSRNTISFITPHAFADLRNLRALHLNSNRLTKITNDMFSGLSNLHHLILNNNQLTLISSTAFDDVFALEELDLSYNNLETIPWDAVEKMVSLHTLSLDHNMIDNIPKGTFSHLHKMTRLDVTSNKLQKLPPDPLFQRAQVLATSGIISPSTFALSFGGNPLHCNCELLWLRRLSREDDLETCASPPLLTGRYFWSIPEEEFLCEPPLITRHTHEMRVLEGQRATLRCKARGDPEPAIHWISPEGKLISNATRSLVYDNGTLDILITTVKDTGAFTCIASNPAGEATQTVDLHIIKLPHLLNSTNHIHEPDPGSSDISTSTKSGSNASSSNGDTKMSQDKIVVAEATSSTALLKFNFQRNIPGIRMFQIQYNGTYDDTLVYRMIPPTSKTFLVNNLASGTMYDLCVLAIYDDGITSLTATRVVGCIQFTTEQDYVRCHFMQSQFLGGTMIIIIGGIIVASVLVFIIILMIRYKVCNNNGQHKVTKVSNVYSQTNGAQMQGCSVTLPQSMSKQAMGHEENAQCCKVASDNVIQSSDTCSSQDSSTATSALPPTWTSSASVSQKQKRKTGTKPGAEPQSEAVTNAESQNTNRNNSTALQLASCAPAAVTEGPTSQRAQTKPNALLTNVDQNVQETQRLESI; this comes from the exons ATGGAAAAATTCCTTTTTTACCTGTTTCTCATTGGCATAGCTGTGCGAGCTCAGATCTGTCCAAAGCGTTGTGTCTGTCAGATTTTGTCTCCTAATCTTGCAACTCTTTGTGCCAAGAAAGGGCTTCTGTTTGTTCCACCAAACATTGACAGAAGAACTGTGGAACTACGGTTGGCAGACAACTTTGTTACAAACATCAAGAGGAAAGATTTCGCCAATATGACCAGCTTGGTGGACCTGACTCTATCCAGGAATACAATAAGTTTTATAACACCCCATGCTTTTGCTGATCTACGAAATTTGAGAGCATTGCATTTGAATAGCAACCGATTGACTAAAATTACAAATGATATGTTCAGCGGGCTTTCCAATCTCCATCATTTGATATTGAACAACAATCAGctgactttgatttcttccacagCATTCGACGATGTTTTTGCTCTGGAGGAGCTGGACCTGTCCTATAATAATCTAGAAACGATCCCCTGGGATGCTGTAGAGAAGATGGTGAGCTTGCACACTCTTAGTTTGGATCACAACATGATTGACAACATTCCTAAGGGAACTTTCTCCCACTTGCACAAGATGACTCGACTAGATGTAACATCGAATAAATTGCAAAAGCTGCCCCCTGACCCTCTCTTTCAGCGAGCCCAGGTGCTGGCCACCTCAGGAATCATAAGCCCATCGACTTTTGCATTGAGTTTTGGTGGAAACCCCTTGCACTGCAATTGCGAGTTGTTGTGGCTGAGGCGATTGTCTAGAGAAGATGACCTCGAGACCTGTGCTTCTCCTCCACTTTTAACTGGCCGTTATTTTTGGTCAATTCCCGAGGAAGAGTTTTTGTGTGAGCCTCCACTCATCACACGTCATACACATGAGATGAGAGTCTTAGAGGGTCAAAGGGCAACGCTGAGGTGCAAAGCCAGAGGAGACCCTGAACCTGCTATTCACTGGATTTCTCCTGAAGGGAAACTTATTTCAAATGCAACAAGATCTCTGGTGTATGATAATGGAACACTTGACATCCTTATAACAACGGTAAAAGATACAGGTGCTTTTACCTGTATTGCTTCCAATCCTGCAGGGGAAGCAACACAAACCGTGGATCTTCATATAATTAAACTCCCTCACCTACTAAACAGTACCAATCATATCCACGAGCCTGATCCTGGTTCTTCAGATATCTCCACTTCTACTAAGTCAGGTTCAAATGCTAGCAGTAGCAATGGTGATACTAAAATGAGTCAAGACAAAATTGTGGTGGCAGAAGCAACTTCGTCAACAGCACtacttaaatttaattttcaaagaaatattcCAGGAATTCGTATGTTTCAAATCCAGTACAATGGTACTTATGATGACACCCTTGTTTACAG AATGATACCTCCTACGAGCAAAACGTTTCTGGTCAATAATCTGGCTTCTGGAACTATGTATGACTTGTGTGTGTTGGCCATATATGATGATGGCATCACTTCCCTCACTGCCACAAGAGTCGTGGGCTGCATCCAGTTTACTACGGAACAGGATTACGTCCGTTGCCACTTTATGCAGTCCCAGTTTTTGGGCGGAACCATGATTATTATCATTGGTGGAATCATCGTTGCATCTGTGTTGGTTTTCATCATCATACTAATGATCCGGTATAAGGTCTGTAACAATAACGGACAGCACAAGGTCACCAAGGTTAGCAACGTTTATTCTCAAACTAATGGGGCTCAGATGCAAGGGTGCAGCGTCACACTGCCCCAGTCCATGTCCAAACAAGCCATGGGCCATGAAGAGAATGCTCAGTGCTGTAAAGTTGCCAGTGACAACGTGATTCAGTCTTCAGACACATGTTCGAGCCAGGACTCCTCCACCGCTACCTCTGCTTTGCCTCCTACCTGGACTTCAAGTGCGTCTGTGTCTCAAAAGCAGAAACGAAAGACTGGCACGAAGCCAGGTGCTGAGCCGCAGAGCGAAGCTGTCACAAATGCTGAGTCCCAGAACACTAACAGGAACAACTCAACTGCCTTGCAGTTAGCTAGCTGTGCTCCTGCTGCCGTCACAGAGGGGCCCACATCTCAAAGAGCACAAACCAAGCCAA ATGCTTTGCTGACTAATGTTGACCAGAATGTCCAGGAAACACAG
- the Lrfn5 gene encoding leucine-rich repeat and fibronectin type-III domain-containing protein 5 isoform X1 has product MEKFLFYLFLIGIAVRAQICPKRCVCQILSPNLATLCAKKGLLFVPPNIDRRTVELRLADNFVTNIKRKDFANMTSLVDLTLSRNTISFITPHAFADLRNLRALHLNSNRLTKITNDMFSGLSNLHHLILNNNQLTLISSTAFDDVFALEELDLSYNNLETIPWDAVEKMVSLHTLSLDHNMIDNIPKGTFSHLHKMTRLDVTSNKLQKLPPDPLFQRAQVLATSGIISPSTFALSFGGNPLHCNCELLWLRRLSREDDLETCASPPLLTGRYFWSIPEEEFLCEPPLITRHTHEMRVLEGQRATLRCKARGDPEPAIHWISPEGKLISNATRSLVYDNGTLDILITTVKDTGAFTCIASNPAGEATQTVDLHIIKLPHLLNSTNHIHEPDPGSSDISTSTKSGSNASSSNGDTKMSQDKIVVAEATSSTALLKFNFQRNIPGIRMFQIQYNGTYDDTLVYRMIPPTSKTFLVNNLASGTMYDLCVLAIYDDGITSLTATRVVGCIQFTTEQDYVRCHFMQSQFLGGTMIIIIGGIIVASVLVFIIILMIRYKVCNNNGQHKVTKVSNVYSQTNGAQMQGCSVTLPQSMSKQAMGHEENAQCCKVASDNVIQSSDTCSSQDSSTATSALPPTWTSSASVSQKQKRKTGTKPGAEPQSEAVTNAESQNTNRNNSTALQLASCAPAAVTEGPTSQRAQTKPNALLTNVDQNVQETQVRSLFIAIYFKTPERFAIVYMRFLTVDVLVPGFEIVP; this is encoded by the exons ATGGAAAAATTCCTTTTTTACCTGTTTCTCATTGGCATAGCTGTGCGAGCTCAGATCTGTCCAAAGCGTTGTGTCTGTCAGATTTTGTCTCCTAATCTTGCAACTCTTTGTGCCAAGAAAGGGCTTCTGTTTGTTCCACCAAACATTGACAGAAGAACTGTGGAACTACGGTTGGCAGACAACTTTGTTACAAACATCAAGAGGAAAGATTTCGCCAATATGACCAGCTTGGTGGACCTGACTCTATCCAGGAATACAATAAGTTTTATAACACCCCATGCTTTTGCTGATCTACGAAATTTGAGAGCATTGCATTTGAATAGCAACCGATTGACTAAAATTACAAATGATATGTTCAGCGGGCTTTCCAATCTCCATCATTTGATATTGAACAACAATCAGctgactttgatttcttccacagCATTCGACGATGTTTTTGCTCTGGAGGAGCTGGACCTGTCCTATAATAATCTAGAAACGATCCCCTGGGATGCTGTAGAGAAGATGGTGAGCTTGCACACTCTTAGTTTGGATCACAACATGATTGACAACATTCCTAAGGGAACTTTCTCCCACTTGCACAAGATGACTCGACTAGATGTAACATCGAATAAATTGCAAAAGCTGCCCCCTGACCCTCTCTTTCAGCGAGCCCAGGTGCTGGCCACCTCAGGAATCATAAGCCCATCGACTTTTGCATTGAGTTTTGGTGGAAACCCCTTGCACTGCAATTGCGAGTTGTTGTGGCTGAGGCGATTGTCTAGAGAAGATGACCTCGAGACCTGTGCTTCTCCTCCACTTTTAACTGGCCGTTATTTTTGGTCAATTCCCGAGGAAGAGTTTTTGTGTGAGCCTCCACTCATCACACGTCATACACATGAGATGAGAGTCTTAGAGGGTCAAAGGGCAACGCTGAGGTGCAAAGCCAGAGGAGACCCTGAACCTGCTATTCACTGGATTTCTCCTGAAGGGAAACTTATTTCAAATGCAACAAGATCTCTGGTGTATGATAATGGAACACTTGACATCCTTATAACAACGGTAAAAGATACAGGTGCTTTTACCTGTATTGCTTCCAATCCTGCAGGGGAAGCAACACAAACCGTGGATCTTCATATAATTAAACTCCCTCACCTACTAAACAGTACCAATCATATCCACGAGCCTGATCCTGGTTCTTCAGATATCTCCACTTCTACTAAGTCAGGTTCAAATGCTAGCAGTAGCAATGGTGATACTAAAATGAGTCAAGACAAAATTGTGGTGGCAGAAGCAACTTCGTCAACAGCACtacttaaatttaattttcaaagaaatattcCAGGAATTCGTATGTTTCAAATCCAGTACAATGGTACTTATGATGACACCCTTGTTTACAG AATGATACCTCCTACGAGCAAAACGTTTCTGGTCAATAATCTGGCTTCTGGAACTATGTATGACTTGTGTGTGTTGGCCATATATGATGATGGCATCACTTCCCTCACTGCCACAAGAGTCGTGGGCTGCATCCAGTTTACTACGGAACAGGATTACGTCCGTTGCCACTTTATGCAGTCCCAGTTTTTGGGCGGAACCATGATTATTATCATTGGTGGAATCATCGTTGCATCTGTGTTGGTTTTCATCATCATACTAATGATCCGGTATAAGGTCTGTAACAATAACGGACAGCACAAGGTCACCAAGGTTAGCAACGTTTATTCTCAAACTAATGGGGCTCAGATGCAAGGGTGCAGCGTCACACTGCCCCAGTCCATGTCCAAACAAGCCATGGGCCATGAAGAGAATGCTCAGTGCTGTAAAGTTGCCAGTGACAACGTGATTCAGTCTTCAGACACATGTTCGAGCCAGGACTCCTCCACCGCTACCTCTGCTTTGCCTCCTACCTGGACTTCAAGTGCGTCTGTGTCTCAAAAGCAGAAACGAAAGACTGGCACGAAGCCAGGTGCTGAGCCGCAGAGCGAAGCTGTCACAAATGCTGAGTCCCAGAACACTAACAGGAACAACTCAACTGCCTTGCAGTTAGCTAGCTGTGCTCCTGCTGCCGTCACAGAGGGGCCCACATCTCAAAGAGCACAAACCAAGCCAA ATGCTTTGCTGACTAATGTTGACCAGAATGTCCAGGAAACACAGGTGAGAAGCTTATTCATTGCTATTTACTTCAAAACACCAGAGAGATTTGCTATTGTATACATGAGATTTCTAACTGTTGATGTGTTAGTTCCCGGTTTTGAGATTGTCCCTTAA
- the Lrfn5 gene encoding leucine-rich repeat and fibronectin type-III domain-containing protein 5 isoform X3 — translation MEKFLFYLFLIGIAVRAQICPKRCVCQILSPNLATLCAKKGLLFVPPNIDRRTVELRLADNFVTNIKRKDFANMTSLVDLTLSRNTISFITPHAFADLRNLRALHLNSNRLTKITNDMFSGLSNLHHLILNNNQLTLISSTAFDDVFALEELDLSYNNLETIPWDAVEKMVSLHTLSLDHNMIDNIPKGTFSHLHKMTRLDVTSNKLQKLPPDPLFQRAQVLATSGIISPSTFALSFGGNPLHCNCELLWLRRLSREDDLETCASPPLLTGRYFWSIPEEEFLCEPPLITRHTHEMRVLEGQRATLRCKARGDPEPAIHWISPEGKLISNATRSLVYDNGTLDILITTVKDTGAFTCIASNPAGEATQTVDLHIIKLPHLLNSTNHIHEPDPGSSDISTSTKSGSNASSSNGDTKMSQDKIVVAEATSSTALLKFNFQRNIPGIRMFQIQYNGTYDDTLVYRKSRWEAIPLSQ, via the exons ATGGAAAAATTCCTTTTTTACCTGTTTCTCATTGGCATAGCTGTGCGAGCTCAGATCTGTCCAAAGCGTTGTGTCTGTCAGATTTTGTCTCCTAATCTTGCAACTCTTTGTGCCAAGAAAGGGCTTCTGTTTGTTCCACCAAACATTGACAGAAGAACTGTGGAACTACGGTTGGCAGACAACTTTGTTACAAACATCAAGAGGAAAGATTTCGCCAATATGACCAGCTTGGTGGACCTGACTCTATCCAGGAATACAATAAGTTTTATAACACCCCATGCTTTTGCTGATCTACGAAATTTGAGAGCATTGCATTTGAATAGCAACCGATTGACTAAAATTACAAATGATATGTTCAGCGGGCTTTCCAATCTCCATCATTTGATATTGAACAACAATCAGctgactttgatttcttccacagCATTCGACGATGTTTTTGCTCTGGAGGAGCTGGACCTGTCCTATAATAATCTAGAAACGATCCCCTGGGATGCTGTAGAGAAGATGGTGAGCTTGCACACTCTTAGTTTGGATCACAACATGATTGACAACATTCCTAAGGGAACTTTCTCCCACTTGCACAAGATGACTCGACTAGATGTAACATCGAATAAATTGCAAAAGCTGCCCCCTGACCCTCTCTTTCAGCGAGCCCAGGTGCTGGCCACCTCAGGAATCATAAGCCCATCGACTTTTGCATTGAGTTTTGGTGGAAACCCCTTGCACTGCAATTGCGAGTTGTTGTGGCTGAGGCGATTGTCTAGAGAAGATGACCTCGAGACCTGTGCTTCTCCTCCACTTTTAACTGGCCGTTATTTTTGGTCAATTCCCGAGGAAGAGTTTTTGTGTGAGCCTCCACTCATCACACGTCATACACATGAGATGAGAGTCTTAGAGGGTCAAAGGGCAACGCTGAGGTGCAAAGCCAGAGGAGACCCTGAACCTGCTATTCACTGGATTTCTCCTGAAGGGAAACTTATTTCAAATGCAACAAGATCTCTGGTGTATGATAATGGAACACTTGACATCCTTATAACAACGGTAAAAGATACAGGTGCTTTTACCTGTATTGCTTCCAATCCTGCAGGGGAAGCAACACAAACCGTGGATCTTCATATAATTAAACTCCCTCACCTACTAAACAGTACCAATCATATCCACGAGCCTGATCCTGGTTCTTCAGATATCTCCACTTCTACTAAGTCAGGTTCAAATGCTAGCAGTAGCAATGGTGATACTAAAATGAGTCAAGACAAAATTGTGGTGGCAGAAGCAACTTCGTCAACAGCACtacttaaatttaattttcaaagaaatattcCAGGAATTCGTATGTTTCAAATCCAGTACAATGGTACTTATGATGACACCCTTGTTTACAG GAAGTCACGTTGGGAGGCTATCCCATTATCCCAATGA